Proteins co-encoded in one Oncorhynchus keta strain PuntledgeMale-10-30-2019 chromosome 36, Oket_V2, whole genome shotgun sequence genomic window:
- the LOC118369720 gene encoding tumor necrosis factor receptor superfamily member 6-like isoform X1, translating to MNKYTFLCVLCILCIVRSATTSKAEQSSQDITIKLRTKRQSCQDGNYQYENKTCCLCAAGHHLDSHCSMNSDDGTCILCELGRTYNSYPNFLDSCEPCTSCNPKANLEVEDKCTIIRDTVCRCQQGHYCDKGKVHCRACYPCTICGDEGTKVACTTTNNTICHDDQKQGGGRTHAAVLGSVMVIAVFLIFCCLRRTNKCCSGKKLGQNDGFTEMPNQNLEVAEEMQPLRGIDLWPHLPDIAKTLGWKDMKQVAERSGMTIATIESHQLNYPNDSEEQCSSLLRAWVEKKGMTTASETLIHTLRRMNKNAKANNIMAIISNKANTVSNSGVEQV from the exons ATGAACAAATATACGTTTCTATGTGTCCTGTGCATTTTG TGTATAGTTCGTTCAGCTACAACTTCCAAAGCAGAGCAGAGTTCCCAAGACATAACCATCAAATTGCGCACCAAAAGGCAGAGTTGTCAAGATGGCAATTACCAATATGAAAACAAGACATGCTGTCTCTGTGCTGCTG GCCATCATCTGGACAGCCACTGTAGTATGAACTCAGACGATGGGACCTGTATTCTCTGTGAGCTAGGCAGAACCTACAACAGTTACCCGAACTTCCTGGACTCTTGTGAGCCCTGCACATCTTGCAACCCTAAAG CCAATCTGGAGGTGGAGGACAAATGTACCATCATCAGGGACACAGTGTGTCGATGCCAGCAGGGCCACTACTGTGACAAGGGGAAGGTGCACTGCAGGGCCTGCTACCCATGTACCAT ATGTGGGGACGAAGGTACCAAGGTTGCCTgtaccaccaccaacaacaccataTGCCATGACGACCAAAAACAAGGAG GAGGAAGAACTCATGCAGCAGTACTTGGCTCAGTTATGGTTATTGCAGTTTTTCTTATTTTTTGCTGTCTGAGGCGAACAAATAAATGTTGTTCTG GGAAAAAGCTGGGGCAAAATGATGGTTTCACCGAAATGCCCAACCAGAATTTAGAGGTAGCTGAG GAAATGCAGCCACTGAGGG GTATTGACCTCTGGCCACATCTCCCAGATATCGCTAAGACCTTGGGGTGGAAGGACATGAAACAGGTGGCCGAGCGCAGTGGGATGACTATTGCCACCATAGAATCCCACCAGCTAAACTATCCCAATGACTCAGAGGAGCAGTGCTCCAGCCTACTTAGGGCCTGGGTGGAGAAGAAGGGGATGACCACAGCCTCTGAGACACTGATCCATACTCTACGCCGCATGAATAAAAATGCCAAGGCAAATAATATCATGGCTATCATCAGCAACAAGGCAAACACAGTTTCGAACTCCGGGGTAGAACAAGTGTAG
- the LOC118369720 gene encoding tumor necrosis factor receptor superfamily member 6-like isoform X2, whose product MCPVHFGHHLDSHCSMNSDDGTCILCELGRTYNSYPNFLDSCEPCTSCNPKANLEVEDKCTIIRDTVCRCQQGHYCDKGKVHCRACYPCTICGDEGTKVACTTTNNTICHDDQKQGGGRTHAAVLGSVMVIAVFLIFCCLRRTNKCCSGKKLGQNDGFTEMPNQNLEVAEEMQPLRGIDLWPHLPDIAKTLGWKDMKQVAERSGMTIATIESHQLNYPNDSEEQCSSLLRAWVEKKGMTTASETLIHTLRRMNKNAKANNIMAIISNKANTVSNSGVEQV is encoded by the exons ATGTGTCCTGTGCATTTTG GCCATCATCTGGACAGCCACTGTAGTATGAACTCAGACGATGGGACCTGTATTCTCTGTGAGCTAGGCAGAACCTACAACAGTTACCCGAACTTCCTGGACTCTTGTGAGCCCTGCACATCTTGCAACCCTAAAG CCAATCTGGAGGTGGAGGACAAATGTACCATCATCAGGGACACAGTGTGTCGATGCCAGCAGGGCCACTACTGTGACAAGGGGAAGGTGCACTGCAGGGCCTGCTACCCATGTACCAT ATGTGGGGACGAAGGTACCAAGGTTGCCTgtaccaccaccaacaacaccataTGCCATGACGACCAAAAACAAGGAG GAGGAAGAACTCATGCAGCAGTACTTGGCTCAGTTATGGTTATTGCAGTTTTTCTTATTTTTTGCTGTCTGAGGCGAACAAATAAATGTTGTTCTG GGAAAAAGCTGGGGCAAAATGATGGTTTCACCGAAATGCCCAACCAGAATTTAGAGGTAGCTGAG GAAATGCAGCCACTGAGGG GTATTGACCTCTGGCCACATCTCCCAGATATCGCTAAGACCTTGGGGTGGAAGGACATGAAACAGGTGGCCGAGCGCAGTGGGATGACTATTGCCACCATAGAATCCCACCAGCTAAACTATCCCAATGACTCAGAGGAGCAGTGCTCCAGCCTACTTAGGGCCTGGGTGGAGAAGAAGGGGATGACCACAGCCTCTGAGACACTGATCCATACTCTACGCCGCATGAATAAAAATGCCAAGGCAAATAATATCATGGCTATCATCAGCAACAAGGCAAACACAGTTTCGAACTCCGGGGTAGAACAAGTGTAG